A single Planktothrix serta PCC 8927 DNA region contains:
- the gmk gene encoding guanylate kinase: MKKGRLIVMTGPSGVGKGTLVRSLLNCHPDLHLSVSVTTRSPRPGEINGRDYYFVNQQRFQEMVEQGELLEWAEFAGNCYGTPLIPVKEQIEAGTSVLLEIELEGARQIRRTFPSALRIFIMPPSINELERRLRERGQDSEDAIRRRLMRAKAEMDAASEFDFEVINDDFDFALQRLESVLYTPV; encoded by the coding sequence ATGAAAAAAGGCCGATTAATTGTGATGACAGGCCCTAGTGGGGTCGGAAAAGGAACCTTAGTTCGTTCCCTACTCAACTGTCATCCTGACCTGCATTTATCCGTTTCAGTAACAACTCGTTCTCCCCGTCCCGGCGAAATCAATGGACGAGACTACTATTTTGTAAATCAACAACGTTTTCAGGAAATGGTAGAACAGGGAGAGTTATTAGAATGGGCTGAATTTGCAGGAAATTGTTATGGAACTCCTTTAATTCCGGTTAAAGAACAAATTGAAGCGGGAACATCGGTTTTATTAGAAATTGAATTAGAAGGCGCTCGCCAAATTCGGCGCACGTTTCCCTCCGCTTTACGCATTTTTATTATGCCCCCTTCTATTAATGAATTAGAACGTCGTTTACGAGAGCGAGGTCAGGATTCTGAAGATGCGATTCGACGGCGTTTAATGCGAGCAAAAGCAGAAATGGATGCGGCGAGTGAATTTGATTTTGAAGTAATTAATGATGATTTTGATTTTGCCTTACAGCGATTAGAATCTGTGTTATATACTCCTGTTTAA
- a CDS encoding GNAT family N-acetyltransferase gives MPQKDPLKQDSLNAMATDIKSAEAYANLGRLSDQQEQWEAAIAHYRQAIELNPHCSWFYHHLADVLLKQEQWQDAIINYRRAIELNPDFSWSYHNLGNALLKLQSWEEAIPVYRKAIQLNPEFHWSYGNLGDAFVKQKKWDLAITSYWNSLVILFRTNQEQDFGIIATKLGETLEYCLPETINLAIAYYQKVIQNSQKYPEYQNVIQFLHQNQEAWIKIADFFIHKHFNNAALIVYSMAREVYPDHLSIGEKINTIFLKKNHLEQTINLQHQNIQQNLNKWSKYDEGITSDPNINSFSDPLAVNQDFGQFIFSTNINFDLNQLDQLFEAVGWMTRSHQQMKIALEHSFLAVTLWSEKDSQKQLIGFTRAVSDHVYNATLWDVVIHPNFQSQGLGKALIQYTLEQLRQQNIENITLFAGSKAVDFYQHLGFITDPNGIKGMFWVSP, from the coding sequence ATGCCCCAGAAAGACCCTTTAAAACAAGACTCTTTAAATGCGATGGCAACGGATATCAAATCGGCTGAAGCTTATGCAAATTTAGGGCGTTTGTCTGATCAGCAAGAACAATGGGAAGCTGCGATCGCACATTATCGTCAGGCTATCGAATTAAATCCCCATTGTTCTTGGTTTTATCACCATTTAGCGGATGTTTTATTAAAACAAGAACAATGGCAAGACGCAATTATTAATTATCGTCGTGCCATTGAACTTAATCCTGATTTTTCTTGGTCATATCATAATTTAGGAAATGCCTTATTAAAATTACAATCCTGGGAAGAAGCGATTCCCGTTTACCGCAAGGCGATTCAGTTAAACCCTGAATTTCATTGGTCTTATGGAAATTTAGGAGATGCGTTTGTTAAACAGAAAAAGTGGGATTTAGCCATTACCAGTTATTGGAATAGTTTAGTAATTTTGTTCCGAACAAATCAAGAACAGGATTTTGGAATTATTGCCACTAAATTAGGGGAAACCCTGGAATATTGTTTACCTGAAACCATTAATCTGGCGATCGCTTATTATCAAAAAGTTATTCAGAATAGTCAAAAGTATCCTGAGTATCAAAATGTGATTCAATTTTTACACCAAAATCAAGAAGCCTGGATTAAAATTGCCGATTTTTTCATTCATAAACATTTTAATAATGCCGCTTTAATTGTGTATTCAATGGCGCGAGAAGTTTATCCTGATCATCTCTCTATTGGAGAAAAAATTAATACTATTTTTCTTAAAAAAAATCATTTAGAACAAACGATTAACTTACAACATCAAAATATTCAGCAAAACTTAAATAAATGGTCTAAATATGACGAAGGTATCACTTCTGATCCCAACATCAATAGTTTTTCAGATCCTTTAGCTGTAAATCAAGACTTCGGACAATTTATATTTAGTACCAATATTAATTTTGATTTAAACCAATTAGATCAACTCTTTGAAGCAGTCGGTTGGATGACTCGTTCCCATCAACAAATGAAAATCGCCCTGGAACATAGTTTTTTAGCCGTTACTCTGTGGTCGGAAAAAGACTCGCAAAAACAATTAATTGGCTTTACTCGCGCCGTTTCCGATCATGTTTATAATGCAACCCTTTGGGATGTGGTGATTCATCCTAATTTTCAAAGTCAAGGATTAGGAAAAGCCTTAATTCAATATACTTTAGAACAACTTCGACAGCAAAATATTGAAAATATTACTTTATTTGCAGGTTCCAAAGCCGTTGATTTCTATCAGCATTTAGGGTTTATTACCGATCCTAACGGGATTAAAGGAATGTTTTGGGTTTCGCCTTGA
- the remA gene encoding extracellular matrix/biofilm regulator RemA: protein MDIQLINIGFGNIISANRVIAIVSPESAPIKRIITDARERGQLVDATYGRRTRAVIITDSSHVILSAIQPETVAHRFVLAKDGNSRDD from the coding sequence ATGGATATTCAGTTAATCAATATTGGTTTTGGTAATATTATCTCTGCTAATCGGGTGATTGCTATTGTCAGTCCTGAATCGGCTCCGATTAAGCGCATTATAACCGATGCCCGTGAGCGTGGACAATTAGTTGATGCTACTTATGGACGTAGAACCAGAGCCGTGATTATCACTGATTCTAGCCATGTTATTCTCTCTGCAATTCAGCCGGAAACCGTTGCTCATCGGTTTGTACTGGCGAAAGATGGGAATTCCCGTGATGATTAA